From Pseudomonas vanderleydeniana, the proteins below share one genomic window:
- a CDS encoding electron transfer flavoprotein subunit beta/FixA family protein encodes MKVLVAVKRVVDYNVKVRVKADNSGVDLANVKMSMNPFCEIAVEEAVRLKEKGVATEIVVVTIGPSTAQEQLRTALALGADRAVLVESADELNSLAVAKLLKAVVDKEQPQLVILGKQAIDSDNNQTGQMLAALSGYAQGTFASKVEVSGDKVAVTREIDGGLQTVSLSLPAIVTTDLRLNEPRYASLPNIMKAKKKPLETLTPDALGVSTASTNKTLKVEAPAARSAGIKVKSVAELVEKLKNEAKVI; translated from the coding sequence ATGAAGGTTCTTGTAGCTGTCAAACGCGTTGTCGATTACAACGTCAAGGTTCGCGTCAAGGCGGACAATTCCGGCGTCGACCTCGCCAACGTCAAGATGTCGATGAACCCATTCTGCGAAATCGCAGTGGAAGAAGCGGTACGTCTGAAAGAAAAAGGCGTGGCCACTGAAATCGTCGTCGTCACCATCGGCCCATCCACCGCCCAGGAACAACTGCGTACCGCGCTGGCACTGGGTGCCGACCGCGCCGTGCTGGTCGAGTCCGCCGACGAGCTGAACTCCCTGGCCGTGGCCAAGCTGCTCAAGGCCGTGGTCGACAAGGAACAGCCTCAGCTGGTGATCCTTGGCAAGCAGGCGATCGACAGCGACAACAACCAGACTGGCCAGATGCTGGCTGCCCTGAGCGGCTACGCCCAAGGCACCTTTGCCTCGAAAGTCGAAGTGTCGGGCGACAAGGTTGCCGTGACCCGCGAAATCGACGGCGGCCTGCAGACCGTTTCGCTGAGCCTGCCGGCTATCGTCACCACCGACCTGCGTTTGAACGAGCCGCGCTACGCGTCCCTGCCGAACATCATGAAAGCCAAGAAGAAGCCGCTCGAGACGCTGACTCCGGATGCTTTGGGCGTTTCCACCGCTTCCACCAACAAGACCCTGAAAGTTGAAGCACCGGCTGCACGCAGCGCGGGCATCAAGGTCAAGTCGGTTGCAGAACTGGTCGAGAAACTGAAAAACGAAGCGAAGGTGATCTGA
- a CDS encoding electron transfer flavoprotein-ubiquinone oxidoreductase, with translation MEREYMEFDVVIVGAGPAGLSAACRLKQKAAEAGQEISVCVVEKGSEVGAHILSGAVFEPRALNELFPDWKELGAPLNTPVKRDDIYVLRNGETATKVPDFFVPKTMHNEGNYIISLGNLCRWLAQQAENLGVEIYPGFAAQEALFDENGVVRGIITGDLGVDREGHPKDGLYTPGMELRGKYTLFAEGCRGHIGKQLISRFKLDSEADAQHYGIGLKEIWEIDPAKHQPGLVVHTAGWPLDIMGTENTGGSFLYHLENNQVVVGLIVDLSYSNTYLSPFDEFQRLKHHPVLKQYLEGGKRISYGARAICKGGLNSLPKMVFNGGALIGCDLGTLNFAKIKGSHTAMKSGMLAAEAVAEKLLAGAEGGDQLDNYVTSFKASWLYEELFASRNFGAAIHKYGPIIGGGFNWVEQNLFGGKLPITLHDNKPDYACLKLAKDSVKIDYPKPDGKISFDKLSSVFLSSTNHEEEQPCHLKLKDASIPLSKNLPLYDEPAQRYCPAGVYEVITQEDGEKRFQINAQNCVHCKTCDIKDPSQNITWVAPEGAGGPTYPNM, from the coding sequence GTGGAACGCGAATACATGGAATTCGACGTGGTCATCGTCGGTGCCGGCCCCGCAGGCCTGTCCGCCGCTTGCCGGCTGAAACAGAAAGCGGCCGAAGCGGGTCAGGAAATCAGCGTCTGCGTCGTGGAGAAAGGCTCCGAGGTCGGTGCCCACATCCTTTCCGGCGCAGTGTTCGAGCCACGGGCCCTGAACGAGCTGTTCCCGGACTGGAAGGAACTCGGTGCGCCGCTGAACACCCCGGTCAAGCGCGACGACATCTATGTCCTGCGCAACGGCGAGACCGCGACCAAGGTTCCGGACTTCTTCGTGCCCAAGACCATGCACAACGAAGGCAACTACATCATCTCCCTGGGCAACCTGTGCCGCTGGCTGGCCCAGCAGGCCGAGAACCTGGGCGTGGAGATCTACCCGGGCTTCGCCGCCCAGGAAGCGCTGTTCGACGAGAACGGCGTGGTCCGCGGGATCATCACCGGTGACCTGGGTGTCGACCGTGAAGGCCACCCGAAGGACGGCCTGTACACCCCCGGCATGGAACTGCGCGGCAAGTACACGCTGTTCGCCGAAGGTTGCCGTGGCCACATTGGCAAGCAACTGATTTCGCGCTTCAAGCTCGACAGCGAAGCCGACGCCCAGCACTACGGTATCGGCCTGAAGGAAATCTGGGAAATCGACCCGGCCAAGCACCAACCGGGCCTGGTGGTCCACACCGCCGGCTGGCCGCTGGACATCATGGGCACCGAGAACACCGGCGGCTCGTTCCTCTATCACCTGGAGAACAACCAGGTGGTGGTCGGGCTGATCGTCGACCTGTCCTACAGCAACACCTATCTGTCGCCGTTCGATGAATTCCAGCGTCTCAAGCACCACCCGGTGCTCAAGCAGTACCTCGAAGGCGGCAAGCGCATCAGCTATGGCGCCCGCGCCATTTGCAAAGGTGGCCTGAACTCGCTGCCGAAGATGGTCTTCAACGGCGGCGCGTTGATCGGCTGCGACCTGGGCACCCTGAACTTCGCCAAGATCAAGGGCAGCCACACCGCGATGAAATCCGGCATGCTCGCCGCCGAAGCGGTGGCCGAGAAGCTGCTGGCCGGTGCCGAGGGTGGCGACCAGTTGGACAACTATGTCACCTCGTTCAAGGCCAGCTGGCTGTACGAGGAGCTGTTCGCCAGCCGCAACTTCGGCGCGGCCATCCACAAGTACGGCCCGATCATCGGTGGCGGCTTCAACTGGGTCGAGCAGAACCTGTTCGGCGGCAAGCTGCCGATCACCCTGCACGACAACAAGCCGGACTACGCCTGCCTGAAGCTGGCCAAGGACTCGGTGAAAATCGACTATCCGAAGCCGGACGGCAAGATCAGCTTCGACAAGCTGAGCTCGGTGTTCCTCTCCAGCACCAACCATGAAGAAGAACAGCCTTGCCACCTCAAGCTCAAGGACGCGAGCATCCCGCTGAGCAAGAACCTGCCGCTGTACGACGAACCGGCGCAGCGCTACTGCCCGGCGGGCGTATATGAAGTGATCACCCAGGAAGATGGCGAGAAGCGCTTCCAGATCAACGCCCAGAACTGCGTGCACTGCAAGACCTGCGACATCAAGGATCCTTCGCAGAACATCACCTGGGTCGCACCGGAAGGTGCTGGCGGCCCGACCTATCCGAACATGTGA
- a CDS encoding AraC family transcriptional regulator: MQLTRHLDANARLVELLQPLATRPGFLPTLLPEVQIVSASDNVARCPQIYEPSLMVIAQGSKLAYLGPRTLEYGAGHYLIQALPVPFEYETFATAQEPLLGVSIGIDRALLSELVRAMGLVGEPGASAQTPESMTSVALDDAMRHSVEQLLRCLHDPLECRVMGQARLREVLFTALRGPQADVLRALVEQQGQFARLAASLSHLHEHFAEPLNVDTLARYANMSPSTFHEHFKRSTLLSPVQYLKRLRLLKAQRLLAGDGLGVAQVAHRVGYQSTSQFSREYKRYFERTPGEEGMLAGQSA; encoded by the coding sequence ATGCAGTTGACCCGTCATCTCGACGCCAATGCCAGGCTGGTCGAATTGCTCCAGCCGCTGGCGACCCGCCCGGGGTTCTTGCCGACCCTGTTGCCCGAGGTGCAGATCGTCTCGGCGTCCGACAATGTCGCGCGCTGCCCGCAGATCTACGAACCGAGCCTGATGGTGATCGCCCAGGGCAGCAAGCTGGCCTACCTGGGGCCACGGACCCTGGAGTACGGTGCCGGGCACTACCTGATCCAGGCGTTGCCGGTGCCGTTCGAATACGAGACCTTTGCCACCGCGCAGGAGCCCCTGCTCGGAGTGTCGATCGGCATCGACCGGGCGCTGTTGAGTGAGCTGGTACGTGCGATGGGCCTGGTGGGCGAGCCCGGGGCATCGGCGCAAACGCCCGAGTCGATGACCTCGGTGGCGCTCGACGATGCCATGCGCCATAGCGTCGAGCAGCTGTTGCGCTGCCTGCATGATCCGCTGGAGTGCCGGGTGATGGGCCAGGCGCGTTTGCGCGAGGTACTGTTCACCGCTCTGCGCGGGCCCCAGGCCGACGTGTTGCGGGCGCTGGTCGAGCAGCAGGGGCAGTTCGCCCGGTTGGCGGCGTCGCTCAGCCACCTGCACGAGCATTTTGCCGAGCCGCTGAACGTCGACACCCTGGCGCGCTACGCGAACATGAGCCCGTCGACCTTTCATGAGCATTTCAAGCGCAGCACGCTGCTGTCGCCGGTGCAGTATCTCAAGCGCCTGCGCCTGCTCAAGGCCCAGAGATTGCTGGCCGGGGACGGGTTGGGCGTGGCCCAGGTGGCGCATCGGGTGGGCTACCAGAGCACGTCGCAGTTCAGTCGGGAGTACAAGCGCTACTTCGAGCGCACGCCGGGAGAGGAGGGGATGTTGGCGGGACAGTCGGCGTAG
- a CDS encoding NAD(P)-dependent alcohol dehydrogenase, translating to MYTAIGYAAQSATTPLAPITFQRRAPRPDDVAIEILYCGVCHSDIHQARNEWGIAVYPLMPGHEIVGKVTAVGSQVTRHKVGDLVGVGCMVDSCRDCAACQANLEQYCENDPTMTYASPDRIDGSNTMGGYSDRIVVSEHFVVRIPEKLDLASAAPLLCAGITTYSPLKHYGVKPGDRVGILGMGGLGHMGIKFAKALGAEVTLFTRSASKAEEARRQGADHVIVSTDEAQMQAAAGRFDFLLDTIPVQHDLNPYLDTLTFDGVHILVGLIEPVDPALHAGKLVMKRRVLAGSLIGGIAETQEVLDFCAEHGISCDIEMLDIRHINEAYSRMIAGDVKYRFVIDMATLKL from the coding sequence ATGTATACCGCCATCGGTTATGCCGCCCAGTCCGCCACCACGCCCCTCGCTCCGATCACTTTCCAGCGCCGAGCGCCACGGCCGGACGACGTGGCCATCGAGATTCTCTACTGTGGCGTCTGCCACTCCGATATCCACCAGGCCCGCAATGAATGGGGCATCGCCGTCTACCCGCTGATGCCGGGGCATGAAATCGTCGGCAAGGTCACCGCCGTCGGCAGCCAGGTCACCCGGCACAAGGTCGGCGACCTGGTCGGCGTCGGCTGCATGGTCGATTCCTGCCGTGATTGCGCCGCCTGCCAGGCCAATCTGGAACAATACTGCGAAAATGATCCGACCATGACCTACGCCAGCCCGGATCGGATCGACGGCAGCAACACCATGGGCGGTTACTCCGACCGTATCGTGGTCAGCGAGCACTTCGTCGTGCGCATCCCGGAAAAACTCGACCTGGCCAGCGCCGCCCCGCTGCTCTGTGCCGGCATCACCACCTACTCGCCGCTCAAGCACTACGGCGTCAAGCCTGGCGACAGGGTCGGGATTCTCGGCATGGGTGGCCTGGGCCACATGGGTATCAAGTTCGCCAAGGCACTGGGCGCCGAAGTCACCCTGTTCACCCGCTCGGCGAGCAAGGCCGAGGAAGCCCGCCGCCAGGGTGCCGACCATGTGATCGTGTCCACCGACGAGGCGCAGATGCAGGCCGCTGCCGGGCGTTTCGACTTCCTGCTCGATACCATTCCGGTACAGCACGATCTCAACCCCTATCTGGATACCCTGACCTTCGACGGCGTGCACATCCTCGTCGGCCTGATCGAACCGGTCGACCCGGCGCTGCATGCCGGCAAGCTGGTGATGAAGCGCCGGGTACTGGCCGGTTCGCTGATCGGTGGCATTGCCGAGACCCAGGAAGTGCTGGACTTCTGCGCCGAGCATGGCATCAGCTGCGATATCGAGATGCTCGACATCCGCCACATCAACGAAGCCTACAGCCGGATGATCGCCGGTGACGTGAAGTACCGCTTCGTGATCGACATGGCGACGCTGAAGCTCTGA
- a CDS encoding TetR/AcrR family transcriptional regulator, which produces MDAESTLSKDRQTVTRKTGVRAQQADQTRARILKAAIKIFARDGYSGGRVESISQEAESNDRMLYYYFGSKERLFLCVLEHIYEQFNQAEGKLRLDLEHPRQALRELVAFVWNYYVRHPEFVAILSIENLHKGKHAQQSGELRRLSGEAVGVLRPIIEAGQAQGLFRLDLDIKHVYLMIASLCYFYNSNQHTLSSFLGEPLADKHQRQDWLAFISDLVIRGVLQQPAAAQPTPD; this is translated from the coding sequence ATGGATGCCGAATCAACTCTGTCGAAGGACCGCCAGACGGTGACCAGGAAAACCGGCGTCCGCGCCCAGCAAGCCGACCAGACCCGCGCCCGCATCCTCAAGGCCGCAATCAAGATATTCGCCCGCGATGGTTATTCCGGTGGACGTGTGGAGAGCATCTCCCAGGAAGCCGAATCCAACGACCGCATGCTCTACTACTATTTCGGCAGCAAGGAGCGCCTGTTCCTCTGCGTGCTGGAACACATCTACGAGCAGTTCAACCAGGCCGAAGGCAAGCTGCGCCTGGACCTGGAACACCCCCGGCAAGCCCTGCGCGAGCTGGTGGCCTTCGTCTGGAACTACTACGTGCGCCACCCGGAATTCGTCGCCATCCTGAGCATCGAGAACCTGCACAAGGGCAAGCACGCCCAACAGTCCGGGGAGCTGCGGCGGCTATCGGGAGAAGCGGTCGGCGTGTTGCGCCCGATCATCGAGGCCGGCCAGGCCCAGGGCCTGTTCCGCCTGGACCTGGACATCAAGCACGTGTACCTGATGATTGCCTCGCTCTGCTACTTCTACAACTCCAACCAGCACACCCTGAGCTCGTTCCTCGGCGAACCGCTGGCGGACAAGCATCAACGGCAGGATTGGCTGGCCTTCATCAGCGACCTGGTGATCCGGGGCGTCCTGCAGCAACCGGCTGCAGCGCAGCCCACCCCTGATTAA
- a CDS encoding nucleoside hydrolase: MQGFLKGCALALAVGCSAGSLHAAEKVILDTDFNVLNDDGQAFIMLAQLHAQKKIDLLGMTLVSGNAWVDQEQVDALKAVERMGVEKEIGVYSGAAYPLLHDFATYPQEQALFGSGWPGAFKNPRPTSATQLVAPPDGMATHTRLRSETAPQFIIDSVRKNPHEVTLLAIGPLTNLALAIRQAPDIVPLIKRIVYMGGAIEIPGNTTPAAEFNWWFDPEAARIVLRSPIEHVIFPNDVCEKVIFDASVYKRVIAAKGAVPELYKSVFGPEFAKDPGYHSFTWDSLPALFLTEPGIVTESREMWIDVDTHFGPDYGRALGYSKGAPVGTQKARVVFAVDQKKFWNDYVSLVTLPTPVKKP, encoded by the coding sequence ATGCAAGGCTTTCTCAAGGGCTGCGCGCTGGCGCTGGCCGTCGGCTGCTCGGCCGGCTCGCTGCACGCGGCGGAAAAGGTCATTCTCGACACCGATTTCAACGTGCTCAACGATGATGGCCAGGCCTTCATCATGCTCGCGCAGTTGCATGCACAGAAGAAGATCGACCTGCTCGGCATGACCCTGGTCAGCGGCAACGCCTGGGTCGACCAGGAACAGGTCGACGCGCTGAAGGCAGTCGAGCGCATGGGCGTGGAAAAGGAAATCGGCGTCTATTCCGGCGCAGCCTATCCGTTGCTGCATGACTTCGCCACCTACCCTCAGGAACAGGCGCTGTTCGGCTCCGGCTGGCCCGGCGCGTTCAAGAACCCGCGGCCGACTTCGGCGACGCAACTGGTGGCCCCGCCGGACGGCATGGCGACCCATACCCGGCTACGCAGCGAAACCGCTCCCCAGTTCATCATCGACAGCGTGCGCAAGAACCCTCACGAGGTGACCCTGCTGGCGATCGGACCGCTGACCAACCTGGCCCTGGCGATCCGCCAGGCGCCGGATATCGTGCCGCTGATCAAGCGCATCGTGTACATGGGCGGCGCCATCGAGATCCCGGGCAACACCACTCCGGCCGCCGAATTCAACTGGTGGTTCGACCCGGAGGCGGCGCGGATCGTCCTGCGCTCACCGATCGAGCACGTGATCTTCCCCAACGATGTCTGCGAGAAGGTCATCTTCGATGCTTCGGTCTACAAGCGAGTGATCGCCGCCAAGGGTGCGGTGCCGGAACTGTACAAGAGCGTGTTCGGACCGGAGTTCGCCAAGGACCCGGGCTACCACAGTTTCACCTGGGACAGCCTGCCGGCGTTGTTCCTGACCGAGCCAGGCATCGTCACCGAATCACGCGAGATGTGGATCGACGTCGACACCCACTTCGGTCCGGACTACGGCCGGGCGCTGGGTTACAGCAAAGGTGCACCGGTCGGTACGCAGAAGGCCAGGGTGGTGTTCGCCGTCGACCAGAAGAAGTTCTGGAACGATTATGTGTCGCTGGTGACCTTGCCAACGCCGGTGAAAAAGCCCTGA
- a CDS encoding cysteine hydrolase family protein → MQAHSPRRSALLIIDMQVGLFQGPEQPWQGEQVLARITALVGQARKARAPIFALRHTGPQGSPIEAGRATRQVLPELGLDPAVDHLLDKTRPSCFFETGLAEQLDDAGVKRLVIVGMKTQYCVDSTCRLARDLGFEAVLVGDAHTCMDTPGLSARAIVEHHNATLNGAFVQVMKAADVSF, encoded by the coding sequence ATGCAGGCTCACAGCCCCCGGCGCTCGGCGCTATTGATCATCGACATGCAGGTTGGCCTGTTTCAGGGCCCGGAACAGCCATGGCAAGGGGAGCAGGTGCTGGCGCGTATCACCGCGCTGGTCGGGCAGGCGCGCAAGGCCCGCGCACCGATCTTCGCCCTGCGGCACACCGGGCCGCAGGGTTCGCCGATCGAGGCGGGCCGTGCCACCAGGCAGGTCTTGCCGGAGCTGGGACTGGACCCGGCGGTGGATCATCTGCTCGACAAGACCCGTCCCAGTTGTTTCTTCGAAACCGGGTTGGCCGAGCAACTGGACGACGCCGGGGTGAAACGGCTGGTCATCGTCGGCATGAAGACCCAGTACTGTGTCGACAGCACCTGCCGGCTGGCTCGCGACCTGGGCTTCGAGGCGGTGCTGGTAGGTGATGCGCATACCTGCATGGACACGCCCGGGCTGTCGGCCCGGGCGATCGTCGAGCATCACAATGCGACCCTGAACGGGGCTTTCGTGCAGGTGATGAAGGCGGCGGATGTGAGCTTCTGA
- a CDS encoding histidine phosphatase family protein, protein MAIRLSVVCHARTEAQRLGRFPLDEPVEPKGLAKAAELASRLKKPVRVLSAPETRAWQTAEALGSEIEIVPELGDYDFGEWQGLSLNDLQENAPEALAAWVSQPEIAPPAGESVIALCARVAAWLDSFQEDGHFVVVTHPFVIRAAILHALQAGPASFNAIDIEPLSVVDLRRNGHWRLRF, encoded by the coding sequence ATGGCGATCCGGCTCAGCGTTGTTTGCCATGCCCGCACCGAGGCTCAGCGTCTGGGGCGCTTCCCGCTGGATGAGCCGGTCGAACCCAAGGGACTGGCCAAGGCTGCCGAATTGGCCAGCCGGCTGAAAAAGCCGGTCCGTGTCCTCAGTGCACCGGAGACCCGTGCCTGGCAGACCGCCGAGGCGCTGGGCAGCGAGATCGAGATCGTGCCGGAGCTGGGGGACTACGATTTTGGCGAGTGGCAGGGCCTGAGCCTGAACGACCTGCAGGAGAACGCGCCCGAGGCACTGGCGGCCTGGGTCAGCCAGCCGGAGATCGCCCCGCCGGCGGGCGAGTCGGTGATCGCACTGTGTGCCCGGGTGGCAGCCTGGCTCGACAGTTTCCAGGAGGACGGGCACTTCGTCGTCGTCACGCACCCCTTCGTGATTCGCGCGGCGATTCTCCACGCGTTGCAGGCCGGGCCGGCCTCGTTCAACGCCATCGATATCGAGCCGCTGTCGGTGGTCGATCTGCGTAGGAACGGGCACTGGCGTCTGCGGTTCTAG
- the copC gene encoding copper homeostasis periplasmic binding protein CopC, with translation MSSSRMKKLLGAVVLLGGFAATGSAFAHAHLKSATPAADSTVSAPSELRLVFSEGVEAALTKVELTNDGSKVELKGIATDPADKKILVVTPAAVLKAGDYKVNWHAVSVDTHKSEGNYGFKVGN, from the coding sequence ATGTCATCTTCCCGCATGAAAAAACTCCTCGGCGCCGTTGTTCTGCTCGGTGGTTTCGCCGCGACCGGTTCCGCGTTCGCCCACGCCCACCTCAAGAGTGCAACCCCGGCAGCGGACAGCACCGTCAGTGCCCCGAGCGAATTGCGTCTGGTGTTCAGCGAAGGTGTCGAGGCCGCACTGACCAAGGTCGAGCTGACCAACGACGGCAGCAAGGTCGAGCTGAAAGGCATTGCCACCGACCCGGCCGACAAGAAGATCCTGGTCGTGACCCCGGCCGCCGTACTGAAGGCCGGCGACTACAAGGTCAACTGGCATGCGGTCTCGGTCGACACCCACAAGAGCGAAGGCAACTACGGCTTCAAGGTAGGCAACTGA
- the copD gene encoding copper homeostasis membrane protein CopD, producing the protein MQEAMVLCRFLHFTMVLSLFGACLFRPLLIGPTPCIVLDSRLRTARRWMAGLALLSAMAWLLLTTVGMTDDWGDAIRLPTLQLVLGSTFFGQVWTWHLGLSLLLLIALGANAPPMISLLLAFLHLATLAPVGHGAMLDGLGGQLLMFNQLLHLSGVGAWIGGLMLLVLVLGRPAGHDIERILRRFSSLGYLMVAAIIATGLINVRVLTGALWPTPLFQGFALILMVKVLMVLLMLGLALFNLVMSRRGQFTMLRRSVTLEWLLGLGAILAVSLLGTLPPVLMN; encoded by the coding sequence ATGCAAGAGGCCATGGTCCTGTGTCGCTTCCTGCATTTCACCATGGTTCTGTCGCTGTTCGGGGCCTGCCTGTTCCGGCCCCTGCTGATCGGTCCGACGCCTTGCATCGTGCTCGACTCGCGGTTGCGCACGGCGCGCCGCTGGATGGCCGGCCTGGCGCTGCTCAGTGCGATGGCCTGGCTGCTGCTGACCACCGTCGGCATGACCGATGACTGGGGCGATGCCATTCGGCTGCCCACCCTGCAACTGGTATTGGGCAGCACGTTCTTCGGCCAGGTCTGGACCTGGCACCTGGGCTTGAGCCTGCTGCTGTTGATCGCCCTTGGCGCCAACGCACCGCCCATGATCAGCCTGCTGCTGGCCTTCCTGCATCTGGCGACCCTGGCACCGGTGGGTCATGGCGCCATGCTCGACGGACTGGGTGGACAGTTGCTGATGTTCAATCAACTGCTGCACCTGAGCGGGGTCGGCGCCTGGATCGGCGGCCTGATGCTGCTCGTGCTGGTGCTGGGGCGGCCGGCCGGGCACGACATCGAGCGCATCCTGCGGCGCTTCAGCAGCCTGGGCTACCTGATGGTCGCGGCGATCATCGCCACCGGCCTGATCAATGTCCGCGTGCTCACCGGCGCCCTCTGGCCGACCCCACTGTTCCAGGGTTTTGCGCTGATCCTGATGGTCAAGGTGCTGATGGTCCTGCTGATGCTCGGACTGGCCCTGTTCAACCTGGTGATGAGTCGTCGCGGGCAGTTCACGATGCTGCGGCGCAGCGTCACCCTCGAATGGCTGCTGGGCCTCGGTGCGATTCTCGCCGTCTCGCTGCTGGGCACGCTGCCGCCCGTGCTGATGAACTGA
- a CDS encoding GntT/GntP/DsdX family permease codes for MDLSHAAWLAHDTRLIVCCLAAIATIIVLISLTKLPPFLSILIGTFVAGLGAALPPEEVAKAFSKGAGSLLGEAGIIIALGAMLGALMAESGAADRIASTLLRHAKGKALPWVMAFVAMVIGLPLFFEVGLVLMVPVIFVIARQSGQPLLKVAIPALAGMTTLHALMPPHPGPLIAVSALHADLGTTMLLGLCIAVPAVILAGPLYGIWLSKRLDVQEPAELGALFTAKIETRRKPSFAVSLLIILLPVLLMLGSTLAKVAMAPQGSLAITLKFLGEPLIALGIAVIAAVICLGWSIGMARDQVGGVLRKSLAPIAVLLLTIGAGGGLKQTLLEAGISDTISKVASGAHLSYVLLAWLIAVALRQATGSATVATTTTAGILAPLMAGLATTQSSLVALAIGAGSVFFCHVNDAGFWMVREYFGLQLKQTIWVWSVLQTIVSVVGLVGTLLLWQWFQ; via the coding sequence TTGGATCTTTCACATGCTGCGTGGCTCGCCCACGACACCCGCCTGATCGTCTGCTGCCTGGCTGCCATTGCCACCATCATCGTGCTGATCAGCCTGACCAAACTGCCGCCTTTCCTGTCGATCCTGATCGGCACCTTCGTGGCCGGGCTCGGTGCGGCGCTGCCGCCGGAAGAAGTCGCCAAGGCCTTCAGCAAGGGCGCCGGCAGCCTGCTCGGCGAGGCCGGGATCATCATTGCCCTGGGTGCGATGCTCGGCGCATTGATGGCTGAGTCGGGCGCGGCCGACCGAATCGCCTCGACCCTGCTGCGACATGCCAAAGGCAAGGCCCTGCCCTGGGTCATGGCATTCGTGGCGATGGTCATCGGCCTGCCGTTGTTCTTCGAAGTCGGGTTGGTGCTGATGGTGCCGGTGATCTTCGTCATCGCCCGGCAGTCCGGCCAGCCATTGCTCAAGGTGGCGATCCCGGCCCTGGCCGGCATGACCACGCTGCACGCCCTGATGCCCCCGCACCCGGGGCCGCTGATCGCCGTCAGCGCGCTGCACGCCGACCTCGGCACGACCATGCTGCTGGGCCTGTGCATCGCCGTACCGGCGGTGATTCTTGCCGGTCCCCTGTATGGCATCTGGCTGTCGAAGCGACTGGATGTCCAGGAACCTGCCGAACTCGGCGCGCTGTTCACCGCCAAGATCGAAACCCGCCGCAAGCCGAGCTTCGCCGTGTCCCTGCTGATCATCCTGCTGCCGGTGCTGCTGATGCTCGGCAGCACACTGGCCAAGGTCGCGATGGCACCGCAAGGCAGCCTGGCGATTACCCTGAAATTTCTCGGTGAACCGCTGATCGCCCTGGGCATCGCGGTGATTGCCGCGGTGATCTGCCTGGGCTGGTCGATCGGCATGGCCCGCGACCAGGTTGGCGGCGTGCTGCGCAAGAGCCTCGCGCCGATTGCCGTATTGCTGCTGACCATCGGGGCCGGTGGCGGCCTGAAGCAGACGCTGCTCGAAGCCGGCATCAGCGACACCATCAGCAAGGTCGCCAGCGGCGCACACCTGTCCTATGTGCTGCTGGCCTGGCTGATCGCCGTGGCCCTGCGCCAGGCAACGGGCTCGGCTACCGTGGCGACCACCACCACCGCCGGCATCCTCGCGCCGCTGATGGCGGGCCTGGCGACGACCCAAAGCTCACTGGTGGCCCTGGCCATCGGCGCCGGCTCGGTGTTCTTCTGCCACGTCAACGATGCCGGGTTCTGGATGGTGCGCGAGTACTTCGGCCTGCAGCTCAAGCAGACGATCTGGGTCTGGTCGGTGCTGCAGACGATCGTCTCGGTGGTTGGTCTGGTCGGAACCCTGCTGCTGTGGCAGTGGTTCCAGTAG
- a CDS encoding GNAT family N-acetyltransferase, with protein MSLEIREARPSDAPQILAFITELADYERARHEVIASVVDIERSLFGEGATAHGLICLRDGEPVGFAVFFFSYSTWLGRNGLYLEDLYVSPQQRGAGAGKKLLRHLAKIACANDCGRLEWSVLDWNEPAIRFYESIGAQPQSEWVRYRMDGEVLRNFAYSED; from the coding sequence ATGTCCCTCGAAATACGCGAAGCCCGGCCCAGTGATGCGCCGCAGATCCTGGCCTTTATCACCGAGCTGGCCGACTACGAACGCGCCCGCCACGAGGTGATCGCCAGTGTCGTGGACATCGAGCGCAGCCTGTTCGGCGAAGGTGCCACGGCCCACGGCCTGATCTGCCTGCGTGATGGCGAGCCGGTCGGTTTTGCGGTGTTTTTCTTCAGCTATTCGACCTGGCTCGGCCGCAATGGCCTGTACCTGGAAGACTTGTATGTCTCGCCACAGCAGCGCGGCGCGGGAGCGGGCAAGAAGTTGCTGCGACACCTGGCGAAGATTGCCTGCGCCAATGACTGTGGCCGTCTGGAGTGGAGCGTGCTGGACTGGAACGAGCCGGCGATCCGTTTCTACGAGTCCATCGGTGCGCAACCGCAGAGTGAGTGGGTGCGCTACCGCATGGATGGCGAAGTGCTGAGAAACTTCGCCTATTCGGAGGACTGA